The genome window AGAGTACATTCCGAACTTGAACGAATTCGTTAAGGGTGGATATGATCTGACTTGGGGTATCGGTTTCCAATTGGCTGATGCAATCAAAACGGTTGCTGACCAAAACCCGGATGCCAAACTCGCGATCATTGACAGCGTAGTGGATTCTCCTAATGTTAAGTCCGTAACTTTTGCTGAAGAAGAAGGGTCCTTCTTGGTTGGTGTTGTTGCCGGTCTGACAACAAAAACAAACAAAATTGGTTTTGTAGGCGGTATGGAAAGCCCACTGATCAAAAAGTTTGAAGTAGGATTCAGAGAAGGCGTAAAAGCAGTTAACCCTGATGCTCAATTCATTTCTAACTACACAGGTGCATTTGATAAACCAGATTTGGGTAAAGCAGCAGCAGCAACACTTTACAATGAAGGCGTAGACATTATCTTCCACGCTTCTGGCGCAACTGGTAACGGTGTGTTTAACGAAGCAAGCGCACGTAAAAAACAAGGTCAAGATGTTTGGGTTATCGGTGTCGACAAAGACCAATCTCTTGAGTTTGGTGATGAGATCACTTTGACTTCCATGATCAAAAAAGTAGACGAAGCGGTTAAACGCGTAAACCAAGAAGTTGTTGATGGTACATTTGCTGGCGGTTCTGAGAACCTGACACTGAAAGAAAACGGTGTAGGTATTGCTGATACTTCTACTGCTAACGTATCTGCTGATATCCTTGCTAAAGTAGATGAGTACAAAGAAAAAATCATCAGCGGCGAAATCAAAGTTCCTACAGAGTAATTTTGGTCTTAGTCACAGATGAATAATCATTGAGGCCGGTCTAGACCGGCCTTATGATTGCAAAAACAGGAACATTTGATCAAGTCATCATAACAATTGTACAAGGTCACTGTGTATCAACGCTCCGGGTAGGAGCTTTTCTTTCGTTTGCGGAACCACACTATATCAGTTATAAGGGTGATTACATGGGTGCAGCAACCCCCGTCGTTGAGTTAAAACAAATTACGAAGCGTTTCCCAGGCATTGTTGCCAACGACGCTATCAGCCTTCAGCTTCGTAAAGGCGAGATCCATGCGCTACTGGGCGAAAACGGCGCTGGTAAGTCAACGTTGATGAATATTGTATTTGGTCTCTATCAGCCAGATGAAGGTTCCATTGAAGTGAATGGCAAGCCTGTCATCATCGACAGCCCTAACCGAGCGATCGATCTTGGCATCGGCATGGTGCATCAGCACTTTAAGCTTGTACAGCCGTTCACGGTAACAGAGAACATTATTTTGGGATCTGAACCAACGAAGGGTCTCAATATTAATTATAAAAAAGCAGCCGCTGAAGTTCAGCGGCTATCCGAACAGTATGGACTGAAAGTAAATCCTCATGCCAAGATTCATGATATCTCTGTCGGAATGCAGCAGCGTGTGGAGATTGTTAAAACATTGTATCGTGGTGCGGACATTCTTATTTTTGACGAGCCTACAGCCGTATTGACTCCTCAAGAAATCAAAGAACTGATGATCATCATGAAGAAGCTCGTCGCAGAAGGCAAGTCAATCATCTTGATTACGCACAAATTAAAAGAGATTATGGAAATCTCCGACACCGTAACGATTATCCGTCGGGGGAAAGTCATTGATTCCGTCAAAACTTCGGAAACGAACCCGAATGAGCTGGCAGAGAAAATGGTGGGGCGGAATGTCACATTCAAAGTGGACAAAAAGCCGGCTACACCTGGTGCCAATGTGCTCGAAGTTAGCAAACTAACTTCCAAGAACAAAGAGGGTATTGCAGTTCTGAACCAACTTAACCTGAACGTACGTGCTGGAGAGATTGTTGGTATCGCAGGCGTGGATGGTAACGGTCAAAGTGAACTGATTGAAGCCCTTACCGGACTTCGTAAAGTCGACAGTGGTTCAATTCTTTTGGAGGGCAAGGAGCTGTCCAATCATTCTCCGCGCCATATCTCGGAGTCGGGTGTAGCCCACATTCCGGAAGATCGACATAAACACGGACTTGTACTTGATTTTTCAGTGAGCGAAAATATCGTACTGGAATCGTACTATAAGGCACCATACACTCGTAAGGGGTTCCTTAACTTCGATGCCATCAAAAAGCAGGCGAAGCGGCTTGTGGAGGCATTTGACGTGCGTACACCAAGCATCGAGACCAAAGCCCGTTCCTTGTCTGGAGGAAACCAGCAGAAGGCCATTATCGCACGTGAGGTGGATAAAAATCCTGAATTGCTTATCGCTGCACAGCCAACCCGTGGCTTGGACGTAGGGGCTATTGAGTTCGTGCAAAAGCAGCTGATTGCACAACGCGATCAAGGCAAGGCTGTTCTGCTAATTTCATTTGAACTGGATGAGATTATCAATGTATCTGACCGAATTGCTGTCATCTATGAAGGCCAGATCGTTGGCGAGGTGCTGCCGGAAGAAACCAATGACAGGGAGCTCGGCTTGATGATGGCGGGCAGCACCCAAAAGAGAGGTACTGCGCATGAATAACGTATTGAAATGGTTTACCCGAGATTCATTTATTTTGCCTGTAGTCGCCATTATTATGGGTCTGATACTCGGTGGGGTTGTCATGCTGATTGGTGGCTACAATCCAATTGAAGCCTACGGCGCATTGTTCACCAAGGTATTTGGAGACATGTACAACTTTGGTGAAGCGGTACGGGAAATGACACCGTTAATTATGACTGGACTTGCATTTGCATTTGCATCACGTGCAGGGTTGTTTAACATCGGGGGAGAAGGCCAATTTCTCGTCGGTATGACTGCTGCAACATTTGTAGGTGTTAAATTTGCAGGTTTGCCAATCTACCTTCATGCGCCACTGGCTTTGATTGCTGGTGCATTGTTTGGTGGTCTGTGGGCAGCTATTGCTGGTTATCTGAAAGCATCACGTGGGGTCAATGAAGTTATCAGCAGTATCATGTTGAACTGGATTGGTCTATATCTGGCGAACCTTATCGTACGCCAATTCTTGTTGTTGAAGGGCGAGAATCGCTCGGTCGATATCAGCGAATCGGCTTCGATCAGTCTCACATGGTTATCTGAACTAATGGGTAACTCCCGTGTGCACATGGGGACATTGATTGCTCTTGTGATGGCTGTGCTCTTCTATATCTATATGTGGAAAACTAAACAAGGTTTCGAAATTCGCGCGGTAGGTTACAACCCGAATGCGGCTGAATATGCAGGTATGCATGTTAACCGGAATATCGTAAAAGCAATGTTTATCAGTGGTATGCTTGCCGGTCTTGGTGGTGCATTCCAGGTTCTTGGTGTGTTCCATTACCAGACTGTAATGTCGGGTTCACCAGGTACAGGTTTTGACGGAATAGCAGTTGCCCTGATTGGTTTGAATCATCCGTTTGGGGTGTTGTTGGGTGCAGTGTTGTTTGGTACCCTCACGTACGGATCTGCAGGTATGAGTTTTGCTGCGGATGTTCCGCCTGAGATTATTCGGATTGTGATCGGTTCGATTATCTTCTTCATTGCGGCACAAGGCATCGTGCGCTGGATACTCAAACCGTTCTATTCGAAGCGTAAGAAAGAGAAGGTGTTGTAGATGGACTTGTTGACAATTGGGCAGATTATCAATACGACGCTTGTCTTTGCTACGGCATTGATTTTTGCTTCACTCGGCGGAATTTTTTCGGAAAAATCAGGTGTTACGAACCTTGGACTTGAAGGTTTTATGGTCTTCGGTGCCTTTGCGGCTGGAATCGGGGCGCACTATGCTCAAGAAGCGGGTATGGGCGGAACGACATCGGCTTGGATGGGGGTTTTGCTCGCGATTGTACTGGGCGTACTGGTATCGTTGATTCATGCCGTTGCGTCTATCACATTTAAGGCAGACCAGATTATCAGTGGTATTGTCATTAACTTTTTGGCAGCAGGAAGTACGTTGTACTTGGTTAAGCTGTTGTTCGAAGGTTCTGGTGATTCACCATTGGTTCAAGGCTTCAGCAAATTTGATGTGCCATTCTTGAAAGACATTCCGTTGCTTGGAGAAGCTTTTTTCAAGAACGTATATCCAACGACATATCTGGCCATTCTTTTCGTATTCCTGACGTATTACATTATGTTTAAAACACCATTTGGTCTGCGTCTTCGTTCAGTTGGTGAACATCCAAGTGCGGCTGATACGGTTGGTGTTAAAGTACGTCGTTATCGCTATGTTGGCGTTATGATCAGTGGTGCGCTTGCAGCCATTGGTGGTGCTGCAATCACGTTGACGACAACGGGTACATTCTCACACAATACGGTTTCCGGCCAAGGTTATATTGCCATTGCAGCCATGATCTTTGGTAAATGGAATCCGATTGGTGCGTTTGGTGCGGCTGTCTTCTTTGGATTCTCACAAGCGATTCGTAACTATGTGCAGTTGTTTGAATGGTCACAAAGTATTCCCCAGGAAATTATTTTCATGTTGCCATACCTGCTTACCATCATCGTTCTTGTTGCAGCGGTTGGACGTTCTTCGGCTCCGTCTGCACTCGGTGAAGCGTATGATCCGGGTAAAAGGTAACGACTTGCAACATATTGATTTACTTTCCAAAAGTTTGATGGAAAGGTCCGCCATGTGCGGGCCTTTTTTGTTTTTATGAGCTTCGGCAGGCCGCTTTTTCACGTTCACTTTGGTTCTCGTGCAGATACCCATATTTTCAGGTAGGGACAAAGAAACAGGCGAATTCAGTGATGGACGAATACACTGTTTTGAACGATCCGAGGAGGAGGGGAAAGTATGAAACAACAAGTTACGCGTGATGAAGCGATGAAATTAATAGGCAAAAATATTGTTGCAATCAAAAAAGACGGCACTCGGGTTACGGGAAAGCTGTTGAAAGTATCCGGCAACAAACTGGTACTGAAGCGTCTGAATGGCAAAAAAGTACGCACAAAAGCGATTTTGCCGTTGGTACTGTTTGATCTGCTCGCTATTGCCACACTGCCTTATGCTTATGGACCTGGTCCCGGCTTTGGTCCCGGCTTTGGTCCCGGATATGGACCTGGCCCGAAACCGGGCCAGGGATATGGTCCAGGCTACGGGCCGGGTTATGGACCAGGAGGACCTGGTGGCGGTTTTGGCCCAGGGCCTGGGTTCGGTCCTTATGGACCAGGACCACGTCCACCAGGATTTTTCTAGGGGATTTTATAATGTTTTTTCCAATTCGTAGCAGCGGCTCATCATGATGTATCGAATCGCGCTGTACCCATTTTTTTGATAAAACTGAAGCCCTTTGGTATTGCCTTCATCCACCATCACTTTCGATCTTCGACATCCCCGGGATGCCGCAAAGCTCTCTGCTTTGAGCAGCAAAGTTTGGCCGTAACGTTTGCGTTGTTCTTTCAGGCTAACAGCCATCATATCGACATAGAGCAGTTCCCCATGCATGAGAAAATGGATGAATGCCACAGCAGCTTTATCTGGCTCCGGCGAGACAACAAAGGTCATGCCCCTGTTCATTCGCAGGGGTATTTCTTTGCGGATTTTGTTAATTTCTTTTTCACTCATGTGAGAGAGAGGCACAAGTTGAGTGTCAATCAGCTTCATGATGGCGCCATCATCCAGCTTGGATGTGCGTTGCCGAATCACCATACGGAGCCTCCTTTCAGGACCAGTCGTGCTGCTCGTATATCCTATGCCCGAAGCAAGATAAAAGGTGACTGAATGAAGCGCTGGGATTAGGGCAACCTTAAAGGTTGAAGAGGGAGGAAGAAAGGTTCTCTGAATTTTTATGCAAAACAGGTATTGACTTATCGGTTGGAGGAATCATATAATGTTCCTAACATTTAACGAGAATATTTCATCGGCTATGAAGAGGACGAAGTTTTAAGGGCTCTTTTGCTCAGAGAGTGGCTGGAATTGCTGAAACCACCACCATTATCCCTTATATACGAGCTCACCTCGGAGCTGTTTTCCTGAAAAGCACTGGATGTCACTCCTTTCGCGTATTAGGGAAAATCGTATGTCTGCGTTACAGACAACAGGTATGGGAAACGACTATGTTCGTTTGAGCTATTCGTTTTGTTGTACCTGGTAAGGTCCGTTATTGCGAAATTTCGGGCAAAGTTGGGTGGTACCACGGAAGCGATAACCTTTCGTCCCTCGCAAGCATGAACTTGTTTGCAGGGATGGAAGGTTTTTTTTGTAACTTTAAATGTCAGAATGGTGTAAATTTCGAGAGGAGGATGACTGATGGGAGCTCAAATTCCAGAAGTACGGTCAACAGATGAATTACGTGAAAAATGGATGAAGCCGGAGGTCATTAGCGGATCCGAAATTCTGCTGAGAAGCTTGTTACTTGAAGGTGTTGAGTGCGTATTTGGTTACCCGGGCGGCGCAGTGTTGTACATTTACGATGCGATGTATGGTTTCGAGGATTTCAAACACGTTCTCACTCGTCACGAACAAGGAGCAATACATGCAGCTGACGGATATGCACGTGCAAGCGGCAAAGTTGGTGTCTGCATCGCTACTTCCGGACCAGGAGCAACGAATCTGGTTACGGGTATTGCAACAGCATATATGGATTCAGTACCACTCGTAGTCATTACGGGGAATGTTATTTCGAGCCTGATCGGGTCAGATGCTTTCCAGGAAGCGGACATTACCGGGATTACAATGCCAATCACCAAACACAGTTACCTGGTGAAAGATGTAAAAGATCTGTCCAGTGTAATTCATGAGGCATTCCATATTGCCAATACCGGTCGTAAAGGTCCTGTCCTGATCGACATCCCGAAAGATGTATCAGCGAACAAAACATTGTTTGAACCGACAACTGAACCTGTTATATTGAGAGGGTACAATCCACGGACAGTACCAAACAAACTGCAGGTTGACCGTTTGGCCCAAGCCATTCAGGAAGCAGAACGTCCAATGATTCTGGCTGGTGGCGGTGTGGTGTACTCGGGTGGACATGAAGAACTGTTCGAGTTTGTTGAGAAGACAGGCATTCCAATTACAACGACTCTCCTTGGTCTGGGTGCATTCCCAAGCGGTCATGAATTATGGACGGGTATGCCAGGTATGCACGGAACGTACACTTCCAATCAGGCTATTCAAAAAGCGGATCTGCTGATTAATATCGGTGCTCGATTCGATGACCGGGTAACAGGCAAGCTGGATGGATTCGCTCCACATGCCAAGATCGTTCATATCGATATCGATCCGGCGGAGATTGGTAAAAACATTGCAACT of Paenibacillus sp. FSL R5-0517 contains these proteins:
- a CDS encoding BMP family ABC transporter substrate-binding protein, with the protein product MKKMLSLSLVMLLAVSVMLAGCGSKPKEETNAGGDTGGTSTEAKSDLKIGMVTDVGGVNDKSFNQSAWEALQATETETGVAVKYLQSKSDEEYIPNLNEFVKGGYDLTWGIGFQLADAIKTVADQNPDAKLAIIDSVVDSPNVKSVTFAEEEGSFLVGVVAGLTTKTNKIGFVGGMESPLIKKFEVGFREGVKAVNPDAQFISNYTGAFDKPDLGKAAAATLYNEGVDIIFHASGATGNGVFNEASARKKQGQDVWVIGVDKDQSLEFGDEITLTSMIKKVDEAVKRVNQEVVDGTFAGGSENLTLKENGVGIADTSTANVSADILAKVDEYKEKIISGEIKVPTE
- a CDS encoding ABC transporter ATP-binding protein, yielding MGAATPVVELKQITKRFPGIVANDAISLQLRKGEIHALLGENGAGKSTLMNIVFGLYQPDEGSIEVNGKPVIIDSPNRAIDLGIGMVHQHFKLVQPFTVTENIILGSEPTKGLNINYKKAAAEVQRLSEQYGLKVNPHAKIHDISVGMQQRVEIVKTLYRGADILIFDEPTAVLTPQEIKELMIIMKKLVAEGKSIILITHKLKEIMEISDTVTIIRRGKVIDSVKTSETNPNELAEKMVGRNVTFKVDKKPATPGANVLEVSKLTSKNKEGIAVLNQLNLNVRAGEIVGIAGVDGNGQSELIEALTGLRKVDSGSILLEGKELSNHSPRHISESGVAHIPEDRHKHGLVLDFSVSENIVLESYYKAPYTRKGFLNFDAIKKQAKRLVEAFDVRTPSIETKARSLSGGNQQKAIIAREVDKNPELLIAAQPTRGLDVGAIEFVQKQLIAQRDQGKAVLLISFELDEIINVSDRIAVIYEGQIVGEVLPEETNDRELGLMMAGSTQKRGTAHE
- a CDS encoding ABC transporter permease, giving the protein MNNVLKWFTRDSFILPVVAIIMGLILGGVVMLIGGYNPIEAYGALFTKVFGDMYNFGEAVREMTPLIMTGLAFAFASRAGLFNIGGEGQFLVGMTAATFVGVKFAGLPIYLHAPLALIAGALFGGLWAAIAGYLKASRGVNEVISSIMLNWIGLYLANLIVRQFLLLKGENRSVDISESASISLTWLSELMGNSRVHMGTLIALVMAVLFYIYMWKTKQGFEIRAVGYNPNAAEYAGMHVNRNIVKAMFISGMLAGLGGAFQVLGVFHYQTVMSGSPGTGFDGIAVALIGLNHPFGVLLGAVLFGTLTYGSAGMSFAADVPPEIIRIVIGSIIFFIAAQGIVRWILKPFYSKRKKEKVL
- a CDS encoding ABC transporter permease, with the protein product MDLLTIGQIINTTLVFATALIFASLGGIFSEKSGVTNLGLEGFMVFGAFAAGIGAHYAQEAGMGGTTSAWMGVLLAIVLGVLVSLIHAVASITFKADQIISGIVINFLAAGSTLYLVKLLFEGSGDSPLVQGFSKFDVPFLKDIPLLGEAFFKNVYPTTYLAILFVFLTYYIMFKTPFGLRLRSVGEHPSAADTVGVKVRRYRYVGVMISGALAAIGGAAITLTTTGTFSHNTVSGQGYIAIAAMIFGKWNPIGAFGAAVFFGFSQAIRNYVQLFEWSQSIPQEIIFMLPYLLTIIVLVAAVGRSSAPSALGEAYDPGKR
- a CDS encoding GNAT family N-acetyltransferase codes for the protein MVIRQRTSKLDDGAIMKLIDTQLVPLSHMSEKEINKIRKEIPLRMNRGMTFVVSPEPDKAAVAFIHFLMHGELLYVDMMAVSLKEQRKRYGQTLLLKAESFAASRGCRRSKVMVDEGNTKGLQFYQKNGYSAIRYIMMSRCYELEKTL
- the ilvB gene encoding biosynthetic-type acetolactate synthase large subunit; the encoded protein is MGAQIPEVRSTDELREKWMKPEVISGSEILLRSLLLEGVECVFGYPGGAVLYIYDAMYGFEDFKHVLTRHEQGAIHAADGYARASGKVGVCIATSGPGATNLVTGIATAYMDSVPLVVITGNVISSLIGSDAFQEADITGITMPITKHSYLVKDVKDLSSVIHEAFHIANTGRKGPVLIDIPKDVSANKTLFEPTTEPVILRGYNPRTVPNKLQVDRLAQAIQEAERPMILAGGGVVYSGGHEELFEFVEKTGIPITTTLLGLGAFPSGHELWTGMPGMHGTYTSNQAIQKADLLINIGARFDDRVTGKLDGFAPHAKIVHIDIDPAEIGKNIATDIPIVGDVKTVLEIANKEVGRAERADAWRDQIKQWKQEKPYSYTDSDEVLKPQWVVEMLNDTTKGEAIVTTDVGQHQMWAAQYYKFNQPRSWVTSGGLGTMGFGFPSAIGAQMANPDRLVISINGDGGMQMCSQELAICAINNIPVKIVIINNQVLGMVRQWQEIIYENRYSHIDLAGSPDFVKLAEAYGVKGLRATNKEEAARAWQEALDTPGPVVVEFVVRKDENVYPMVPQGATIDQMLMGDAEE